A region of Chitinophaga horti DNA encodes the following proteins:
- a CDS encoding SDR family oxidoreductase, whose protein sequence is MKILVIGGTGLIGKGVCKKLESMGHDVVVGSPSAGVDILTGQGLAAALAGTGIVIDLSNSSSPDGETALNFFRTAGNNLVTAEKTSSVKHHLVLSIVGTPLAQHIGYLQAKQQQEDTIITSGLPYTIIRSTQFHEHTSTIIAVQGDGKEVHVSTVDYQPIAVADVVNYVVKFALEEPKNAIVEIAGPDRGPMNEFVQKYLDEKREDKIVIANDDNKYMFFDIPKSALVPAGDFYPGAIRFDDWNKSS, encoded by the coding sequence ATGAAGATTTTAGTCATCGGAGGAACGGGCCTCATCGGCAAAGGCGTATGTAAAAAGCTGGAAAGTATGGGTCATGATGTGGTTGTCGGATCGCCCAGCGCAGGCGTGGATATCCTGACGGGGCAAGGCCTCGCAGCAGCACTGGCCGGAACTGGTATTGTGATTGACCTGTCTAACTCCTCATCCCCGGATGGAGAAACGGCACTGAATTTTTTCCGTACCGCGGGCAACAACCTGGTAACAGCCGAGAAAACTTCCAGTGTGAAACATCACCTGGTACTGTCTATCGTTGGAACGCCGCTGGCTCAACATATCGGCTATTTACAAGCCAAGCAGCAGCAGGAGGACACGATCATCACTTCCGGGCTCCCTTATACGATCATCCGTTCGACGCAATTTCATGAACATACATCTACGATCATTGCGGTGCAGGGAGATGGCAAAGAAGTACATGTGTCTACAGTCGACTATCAACCGATCGCCGTGGCAGATGTCGTAAACTATGTTGTGAAATTTGCTTTGGAGGAACCGAAAAACGCCATCGTTGAGATAGCCGGCCCCGATCGTGGTCCGATGAATGAATTTGTGCAAAAGTACCTGGACGAAAAGCGTGAAGACAAGATAGTGATAGCTAACGATGACAATAAATACATGTTCTTCGATATCCCCAAATCGGCGTTAGTGCCTGCCGGCGATTTTTACCCGGGAGCAATCAGGTTTGATGATTGGAATAAGTCGTCATAA
- a CDS encoding winged helix-turn-helix transcriptional regulator produces the protein MSKIKESSTNFANKQALMDECPEVYASNIIGGQWSLVICSWLMNGKLRFGELRKLLPTITERMLTLQLRKLEESKIVKRTVYAEVPPRVEYELTEIGYDLKPVIQQLEIWGEKHKQL, from the coding sequence ATGTCTAAAATAAAGGAAAGCTCTACCAACTTCGCGAACAAACAGGCACTGATGGACGAGTGCCCGGAGGTATATGCATCCAATATCATTGGCGGGCAATGGTCGCTGGTGATCTGTTCCTGGCTCATGAATGGCAAGCTTAGGTTTGGCGAACTGCGGAAGTTGTTACCGACCATTACGGAGCGTATGCTTACGTTACAACTGCGAAAGCTGGAGGAGAGCAAGATCGTGAAACGTACGGTATATGCGGAGGTGCCGCCGCGGGTGGAGTATGAACTCACGGAGATCGGGTATGATCTGAAGCCGGTGATCCAGCAGTTGGAAATATGGGGGGAGAAGCATAAGCAGTTGTAA
- a CDS encoding RNA polymerase sigma factor produces the protein MKVLPDNNTIIAALAEGDEQLFGQLYDYYSQALFRNIYKLLPDTQEAEDVLQTVFLKLWEQRHSLNSKQSVAGWLFTTSFYMTMTCVRKKVKTRMQALAETSLEVKQEEWEHDDRYEKKTAFLREAIDSLPERKRLAFELYKIQGKSYKEVAETLGIKEETVKEYVKSALQMLRQMAAKSDVALYTLFVFFIA, from the coding sequence ATGAAAGTACTTCCGGATAATAATACGATCATTGCGGCACTCGCCGAAGGCGATGAGCAGCTTTTCGGGCAGTTGTATGACTATTACAGTCAAGCGCTGTTCCGAAACATCTACAAATTATTACCTGACACCCAGGAAGCTGAAGATGTATTGCAAACTGTTTTCCTGAAGTTATGGGAGCAACGGCACTCCCTTAACAGTAAGCAGTCTGTGGCAGGGTGGTTGTTTACCACCAGCTTTTATATGACGATGACCTGCGTGCGGAAAAAGGTGAAAACCAGGATGCAGGCGCTGGCGGAAACATCGCTTGAAGTGAAGCAGGAGGAGTGGGAGCATGATGATCGTTATGAAAAAAAGACCGCTTTCTTAAGAGAAGCCATTGATTCGTTGCCCGAAAGAAAACGCCTGGCCTTTGAATTGTACAAAATACAGGGCAAATCCTACAAAGAAGTAGCCGAAACCTTAGGTATCAAGGAAGAAACGGTTAAAGAATACGTGAAATCCGCCCTCCAGATGCTGCGGCAAATGGCCGCTAAAAGCGATGTTGCTCTATATACGCTCTTCGTATTTTTTATCGCCTGA
- a CDS encoding NAD(P)H-dependent oxidoreductase, producing the protein MKTLVIVAHPDIENSTVNKRWVAALQQYPDLYTVHPLYQVYPDEKIDVLAEQQLVEQHDRIVFQFPYYWFNCPPLLKKWLEDVMLHGWAYGSKSGYKMGGKKIALAVSAGVDEEEYQHGEKYKYTLEELLRPFELTFEYVKADYRPFFAFYGLEFNVSEEYVEQSVPKYLAFLQSF; encoded by the coding sequence ATGAAAACATTGGTGATTGTAGCACATCCGGATATCGAAAATTCAACCGTTAATAAAAGATGGGTAGCAGCACTGCAGCAGTACCCCGACCTATATACCGTGCATCCCCTCTACCAGGTGTACCCGGACGAAAAGATAGACGTACTGGCAGAGCAACAACTGGTCGAGCAACACGATCGTATCGTCTTTCAATTTCCGTATTATTGGTTTAATTGTCCCCCCTTACTAAAGAAGTGGCTGGAGGATGTGATGTTACACGGCTGGGCATACGGCAGTAAAAGCGGCTACAAAATGGGCGGAAAGAAGATTGCATTGGCCGTGTCCGCTGGCGTTGACGAGGAAGAATATCAGCATGGAGAAAAGTATAAATACACCCTGGAAGAACTTTTACGCCCATTCGAGTTGACCTTCGAATATGTAAAGGCGGATTACCGGCCCTTTTTCGCCTTTTACGGACTGGAGTTTAATGTTTCGGAGGAATATGTGGAGCAGAGCGTACCGAAGTATTTGGCGTTTTTACAGTCGTTCTGA
- a CDS encoding PLP-dependent aminotransferase family protein: MGVQALPYGSLIEIDRHSDVPVFKQLAKGIVLLIKDGKLKPGYQLPASRDMASMMEINRTTVVSAYEDLQVEGWLEGIARKGNFVAKQLPEIHPKSFGAAQGSGLQEDHGFYKQVAIRSAAKRVLGAHQLMINDGYPDVRLAPLDAIYDRYRFLSKRVHLHSRLLNDSAAGSVSLRNELALFLSKTRALDIGPQHVMVTHGAQLAIFVAASMTLRPGSTVIVGDLNYVLADKLFEQMGAKLVKVKVDENGMDVDEIARICKKSPPDLLYIIPHHHHPTTVTLSKERRLQLLEIIRQYRFPVIEDDYDYDYHYENAPILPLASADHRGYVIYIGSVSKTLAPSTRLGYLIAGDDFIYQASMFKRLVEIRGDVLFEESVAHLFKTGEMQRHLRKSVKLYKERRDTFCELLHSCVGDISHFSLPKGGMAVWTTFAPEYSIPDLAGRLAKNGIYMNEGSIYQYNDNVNGIRVGFASLNPDEMQQFFKALKACKE; encoded by the coding sequence ATGGGAGTACAGGCATTGCCATACGGAAGTTTGATTGAAATAGACAGGCATTCCGATGTTCCCGTTTTTAAGCAGTTAGCGAAGGGAATTGTCTTGCTGATAAAAGACGGCAAGTTGAAACCGGGATATCAGCTGCCTGCCAGTCGCGACATGGCGTCAATGATGGAGATTAACCGTACAACGGTGGTATCGGCCTATGAAGACCTCCAGGTGGAAGGATGGCTCGAAGGGATAGCACGGAAAGGAAACTTTGTGGCCAAACAGCTCCCGGAAATACATCCTAAATCTTTCGGAGCTGCCCAGGGGTCGGGCTTGCAGGAAGATCATGGCTTCTACAAACAGGTGGCCATAAGATCTGCTGCGAAGAGGGTATTGGGCGCGCATCAATTGATGATTAACGACGGTTATCCCGATGTGAGGCTGGCACCCCTGGATGCTATTTATGACCGGTACAGGTTCTTATCAAAAAGGGTTCACCTCCATAGCAGGCTTTTAAACGACAGTGCTGCCGGAAGTGTATCGTTGAGAAATGAGCTGGCACTTTTTCTATCTAAAACCAGGGCACTCGATATCGGACCGCAGCATGTAATGGTTACGCATGGCGCGCAACTCGCCATTTTTGTAGCGGCCAGCATGACGCTGCGGCCTGGCAGTACGGTCATCGTCGGCGACTTGAATTATGTGCTTGCGGACAAACTCTTTGAACAGATGGGCGCAAAACTGGTCAAAGTAAAAGTTGACGAAAATGGGATGGATGTGGACGAAATAGCGCGCATCTGCAAAAAGTCACCGCCTGATCTGCTGTATATCATCCCGCACCATCATCACCCGACAACCGTGACGCTCAGTAAAGAGCGGAGGTTACAGCTTTTGGAAATCATCCGCCAGTATCGGTTCCCGGTTATCGAGGACGATTATGATTATGACTATCATTATGAAAACGCTCCCATACTGCCGCTAGCCAGTGCGGATCATCGCGGCTATGTAATTTACATTGGCTCTGTCTCAAAGACGTTAGCGCCCTCTACCAGGTTAGGCTATCTGATCGCAGGGGATGATTTCATATACCAGGCTTCCATGTTCAAACGATTGGTCGAAATCCGCGGCGACGTATTGTTTGAGGAATCAGTCGCGCATCTTTTTAAAACAGGAGAGATGCAACGGCATTTACGAAAGTCGGTGAAGCTGTATAAAGAACGCCGGGATACTTTCTGCGAGCTTCTTCATTCCTGCGTAGGAGATATCAGCCATTTTAGCCTGCCGAAAGGCGGGATGGCTGTCTGGACCACCTTTGCCCCGGAGTATTCGATACCCGACCTCGCCGGTCGCCTGGCAAAGAACGGTATTTACATGAATGAAGGCAGCATTTACCAATATAACGATAACGTCAACGGAATCAGGGTGGGATTTGCTTCGCTGAATCCAGACGAAATGCAGCAGTTTTTCAAGGCACTGAAAGCATGTAAGGAGTGA
- a CDS encoding GNAT family N-acetyltransferase → MNTNIIYKTGVFPTIHQIIDLYANAGLKRPVADIARMEKMYAHSNLIVTALDNDVLVGISRAMTDYSYWCYLADLAVNTRYQKRGIGRQLIAHTKAAAGEECMLLLLSAPTAMTYYPQIGLRHLQNAFGVDREK, encoded by the coding sequence ACCATCCATCAAATCATCGACCTATATGCAAATGCCGGTCTAAAAAGGCCCGTAGCCGACATCGCCAGGATGGAAAAGATGTACGCTCATTCCAACCTTATAGTTACCGCCTTGGACAACGACGTGCTGGTGGGCATTTCCAGGGCTATGACGGATTATAGTTACTGGTGTTACCTGGCAGACCTGGCCGTGAATACCCGCTATCAGAAACGGGGAATAGGCAGGCAGCTCATCGCGCACACGAAGGCGGCCGCCGGGGAGGAGTGTATGTTGCTGCTATTGTCGGCACCGACGGCCATGACTTACTATCCGCAGATAGGATTGCGGCATTTGCAGAATGCGTTTGGGGTCGATAGAGAAAAATAG